The window ACTGGGGGAATCGGCCCATGAACTGAAGGAAACCCTGAGGGATCTCCTGGATTCAGGCTGCCGCATGCTCACCCTCGGTCAATACCTGCGCCCTTCCAAAGAACACCTTCCGATCGATCGGTATGTGCCCCCGGAGGAGTTCGAAGAGTGGCGTCTCACCGCCCTTGACATGGGATTCGAAGAAGTCGCCGCCGGTCCCCTCGTCCGAAGCTCCTACCACGCAAAAGACTTATACTACGCATCACTCCATTTCCCTTCCAGACCTTCGAATAATTCATCGAGTAAAACAATCGGTTGATCTTATTTCGATTTTTCGCTACTTTAAAGCTGTTGACAAATGATTCTTCATCCTTCTGCCAATTTGCGGCGGACCCTGAAAATTTTTCAGATATGTTCTTTGCCGGCATGTAAGCGCCCGTTCGGCTCAAAATCGAGAAAGCTAACTACTAAAGGTAGTGGCACAAAACAATGAGCGTTCAGATCATCCAAGAATCATACGACTCTGGTCACAGAAGTGTTCGAATGGGAAAGGGGCCTGAGTATTTCCTTGAAAATGGAGTTGATCAAATGCTTCTTTCCCATGGCTATAACGTTTGTGTGGGCGGATCAAATAAAAAAGCAGGCCCCAGATGAGCCTGCTTTCAAGAATGAATAAACTTGTCATGGGTTGCCGGCCTTTATTTTTTCATCCTGAACTTCCTCCTGAACCCTGCAAGAGCGATTAGCCCGGACCCGAGAAGGATCGTGGTGGCTGGTTCGGGAACAGGTGCGACCCTAACATTATCCAGGCCCTCCTTGTCATCCCCACGGAAGTACTCACCTCGAATGCAAAGTCTCTGAACGTTCGACATTATATCTTCGAAG is drawn from Deltaproteobacteria bacterium and contains these coding sequences:
- a CDS encoding PEP-CTERM sorting domain-containing protein; this translates as MDIYNRAWWASGIAPLDNWTSYRVQLLASNFTVVTNSGKTFEDIMSNVQRLCIRGEYFRGDDKEGLDNVRVAPVPEPATTILLGSGLIALAGFRRKFRMKK